A window of Gossypium raimondii isolate GPD5lz chromosome 7, ASM2569854v1, whole genome shotgun sequence genomic DNA:
CACATTGAGAGGTTTTGTAAGGAACCAAGAAATTGGCAACAAGGTGGAGCACATGTTGCagttaaagaagaaaatgacCACATGTTTGTTGTCTCTTGCTTCtcatcaggcactttatgtgacAATTGGTTAGTTGATAATAGTTGCACCAATCACATGACTTGTGATGAGAAACTGTTTAAAGACATTGACAGGTAATTGAAGTCAAGAGTAAGGATAGGAAATGGTGAATACCTAGAAGTGAAGGGAAAAGGCACAATGGCAATAGAGAGTTGTGATGGAACTAAATTGATCtcaaatgttttatttgtaCTTGAGATTGATCAAAACTTGCTAAGTGTGGGGCAATTGATAGAGAAGGGATTCAAGGTGATGTTTGAAGAGGAAATGTGTTTGATCCATGACTCTAGCGGTAATGAATCGTTTAGGATCAAGATGCAAAAGAAGAGTTTCTTATTGAATCCACTTAAGAAGGAGCAAGTGACATCCAAGTGTCAGGGAGTAATGACACCAGATCAAATAGACTTTCTTGCTGAGCAAGTTAAGACAATTATGAAATTGATGACGCAATGTAATGAAAAGAGTTTTGAGCTTGAGATAAAAATACAGATAATCGTATCCTGCAAGAACAACAGCAAAACAAGTGTTCtgagaataaaaaattgcaTGCAAAGGTAACTCTCTTGGAGCAGTAACTCTCTTGGAGCAGCAATTgacatctctctctctctctctataaatTATCATCTTTTGCACATGAAATATCTGAAAAACATGCTAATGAACTATGAAAAAAGATTCAATCTCATGAGATCGAGAGTGAAAAACTAAAACTGGAACATGTGCAACTTTTAGAAGAGAATAGTGGGTTAtgtttccaaaataaaaaatcgacTGAAGAAGCTTCATATGTGAAAGAATTGACATCTGTAAATGTTGTTGAGTTTAAGAATTTAGTTGGTGAGGTTATCAGGCTTTCGGTGCAAAATGCAAAATTGAGAAAGGAATTATTGACTATGAGAAGATCTGTTGATCAAACCATAAATGGTTTTAATTGCAAACAAGACCTTGGAGGAAGGGGTGACACCCTAGTTACTCTCATGATTTTTCTAGAGCAactgatgatgattttgaatggTGGAATTTTGATTTAGATGATCTAAAGGTGGAATTGCAGGTCAAGGAGCAATTGGAGGCAACTCTTGAAGTTGCACTAGTCTAGAAGGAATTCATAGAAGGCAAATATTAAAGAAACTGGTTTATTGCAGATCAGAGGATTGGATgacaaatatttttactaaattttctTCATGTTAGTCGATTTGAGTTTGTTAGGAATAAACTTGGTGTCTGCAACACTTGAGTCAAGAGAAATGTTAGTGTCTCAAGGGTTgcaaaggttttttttattaataagaataagtCCTAGGGAGATTTATTAGTTTGTTAGTAGGAGTAGGAAGCTAGGAGTTGCTAGCTTGTTAGGagtaagaaattaaattttgtttgagaTTGGTACTTGAGACATGTACATAAGAGTTGCTTGGTTAATGAATTAAATCATCccattcattctttttttttttctatgctTCTGATAGTTCTCTGCTAAACCAACAAAGTCTTCAATCTCCACTTTTCCGGTAGAAACAATCCTTATCAGATTGATAACAACTGCCACGAATGGCTCCTGAAACTGTTGGTTGAGCATTTGGGTAGAAACATCAATACCAGACAGCCAGCATCCGTAGCCAAGACGAGAATGGTACCATCCAACAACATTCTCCAATCGTCAAACCTATGAAACAAACAACATAAACCTCAAGAGAAATGATCTTCATACACAACACTGTTATGGTTTCCATCCATAATTATCAACTCCTCTGCCTGTCTGAGCTAGTCTTACATAATTAATAGCTGTAGACAAGCATACATGAACTTTACAGcaaaatcaatttcacaaaatgaagaaaatttcCATTGTTTGAGGGTAAAAACAATGCAAAAGAGATGGTTTTTCTAACCTACTTGTTGGTCTGGGAATAATCGACCATATACTCATAGGCCCCAGCCTGAGCGTTAACCCTAATTTTGGTGCCTACAACATGCAAAGTAAAGGCGTCCATTACAATGATGGAGTCGGAGTCAGTCTTGCCTTGCATCAGCCCCATGACCTCAATGGTGCCACCAGATTGGGCATAGACAACCATCTTAAGGAGAGCAAGGGCAAAGATCTTAACGCGTTTGAAGTAGTGGTGATCATTGGCCGAAGGCTTGCCTTGTTGGAACTTGGCTAGAGCGGTCTCGTCGTAGATAGTGCCTGATGAAAGGTGTGGTGTTTCACTGTGAGGATATTGTTCTCCAGTTCCCATGTTTTCTAGGCTAATGTGGAATCCATACTTGTATTTCTTACGCCTAATGAAACACCCAATTACCAATTCTAAGATCTTTTACCCCTTTCAACTAACCTGTGTCGGCTTGATCTCTTATTTCACTTGCTGTAAACCCTCCgcattataattattattacacttctataatatattcaatttgCAACAAAACTAACTAATTAgcaaaacattattatattatcaatCAAATCCTTCTATCAACTTGTAATTAaccattattatattatcatcAATGTTCATTAAGTAGTAATGTATTACATATATTACTACAAAAATTTACGTAATAGTAACTATTGTTCTTGTAATCCATATAGATTAACGTATTCAAGTGGATATTGTACCGAGACAAGAAAAAAGTGCTTACAACTAGTACCCACTAGAGTCACGATTGGTTTACAAGGGTGATGATGGACATACAAAAATCAATTCCTGAACTGACGAAACCTCACTGACCTAAATAAATCCCCCTCCATCTTGACAGACAAGACAAGCCATAAAAGGGTTAACACCGAATTACAATACATACTACAGTCTACAAATAATACGGGCATGCCATATTATTATCCTCATCATAGTTTACAGGTCATTTTACACTAAACTATGAGCACATTATTAGTACAACATACTTCATCTCACCCGTCCCTTCCCTCTCCTGTTGTTTCTGCTCACTTTCTTTACCTCCTGCTTCTCCATAACACTGTtgcttttcctttttgagtgtcGTGTATTCGGCTTCTGTGCCAAATCTTCACCTTCACCTTCACCTTCAAATTTCATGCTTGAACTGTGCTGGGAATCGGATATGGCGACATCATTTTCATTTACTTCTGCCACTTCTATGGAAGCCTCACCCACTCTTGTTGCATTCTCATCACCTGAACCAACTGTATTATTCTCTTCCTCATTTATTGCTCcatggttttcttctttttccactTCAGCTGGCATACTGAAATGAGGGAGAAAACCAactgaattatatatattcaaacgCCGCAAAACAAAACTATTCAGGCTAGCAGCTGTTTCACCTGTATCCTGAAGAAGGTAACCCATTGGCTGCAGCACCGCCAGTTTCAGCAACTTCTTTTATTGTAGAACAATTTTTGTCTTCTATTTGTGAGCCTACTGATGTATGTTTACAGATGAAAAACTCTCATCAGTTATTATGAAATCAACAAAAGACTTTATGCAACCATTGTCCTCTAAATGTGCACATCAACACCCAcataatataatctttaaagCTGTGTTCGTGAGCCAATATTTTGAGGGGTTAAGAAGGATAGTGACAGACCTTAGTAAGAAGGTCAAGCAGAAAAACAGCAAATAAGTAATTTCTTACCCTGTACAGTTCCGTCCCTAGTGGAATCAAACTGCAGGGTAGACCCATTGGCGTCCTTGAAATGATCGACATCACTGTGgcataaaaggttaaaagttacaagaaaaagaaaaagcattgGCCGCTTCATAAAGAGACAAGTGAGGAACGCCACAACAGTAAAACCTCTTTGatatcaaaactaaaaattcctTTTTTTGTTGGAAGGGGATTCTTTAATAGATTGAGACCAACCTATTTGACGGTGTTTTGAAGTTTATTGCTGATTGAAGTCTCTGTCCCTCATCTAGTGTCTTACCTGCACAATCCAGAAACTCACTtagaaattatttgataaagCCTACAGGGAAAAGATTTATCAGATGATAAGGACTACACAAAACAGAAAAGAATGGAATCAAGCATGGCTGCAATTATCCACAATGGAAGATGAAACATACAATGCCACGATCATAAATTCATTAGACAAAGAGCAAgtctagaaaataaaaacacttCCTTTTGAGATTGAAATCACAGGGAAATCTTGCAGGAACCAGCACATTATTCTTCTACCGGTAGGACACCGCATGACCTTTTTAGTTTTGTCCACGAATTAATAACCATAAATTCATGACTTACAGACCTCCAGCTGAGGACTGCCTAGCTTTTCCTACCTTTCTTTATGAACAATGCCAAAAGCACGAATGCAAAACTTCAGTTAAACGAAAAATAACCTAGTCAGGACACTTACAAACACCACGTAATCAAATCACCATCCATAACTTTTTtcacgaaaaaaataaattaggcaAACACGTATCAAGTATAAGAATTATAGATATAACTGTCACTCCTCAAGTTAAtagaattatattcataatGCATATCTAAAGCCACTATATTTGTTTGAAGCAAAATTGACAATagaagataaaaattaaaaaggctGCAATAATACCTCTTTTTCCCTCACTGCTTTGAACAGCTTCCATATCCTTtgcaaggaagaagaaaaatgtcAAATATCACAATGCTTaacaaattaatagaaatatcaACATATCATAAACCTACCCTACAAGAACAATCAAAGATTCCGGTAACAAACTAATGGAAAAAGAATATGCATAACTATATAATTAACAACTTTTCAGCAAGCACCATGTAAGCTTCCCATTCAACTACTAAGATACCTGGTTTTCTTCACAACCAAGAGTTGCGGGGACTGGTAAAGCATCACTATTTAATGCAACTTCTGGAGTCAGTGAAACTGAAATGAGAAAAAGATGTAATGTCTTAAAAAACTGCCCAGAAACTaaaaaagtaatcaaaatttgaaaagtacaaagTACTATCTGAAGAGAATTGTCCAAGATGATTGGAGCTTCCTTCCAACAAGTTAAACTGCACCTGGTCTTGTAGCCAAGTCTTCAGATGCATCTACTGGTTTTTTAGGGCTCTGCAGGTTAATTTCCTCGGCAGGGCCTAAGTTTTTGGCAGATAAAGTATCAGGAACACTTTTATGTTCTAAGGCAAGTGAAGACCAGTCAACTTTTTGGGATGATAGAGTTCTCAGCATTTCTTGTGTTGCCTTAGATCTTACTTTTCGTATTTCCTCTTGGATGTTCCATGAACCAGTGGCAGGAGAATCCCTTTTCCGCTGCATTCATGCCAAATGTATAAGCAGCAAATTAAATCATAACCAAAGAAAGCACTCAGACAATTATACCTATACTCCCCTGCACATTACCCATATGCAAGCATAAGTGCAAGCATTCTTTTGACCTTGtaaacaaattttctttaagcTTGAGGTCAAAGAAA
This region includes:
- the LOC105796150 gene encoding protein KAKU4 isoform X1 — its product is MASISGAAERRDSRSGGKIVRPRRTLLRKTPYDRPRLLNSTQQNPNWISRHIFSPTRAIVSGATRVLSSVFGFESSSSSSSSSSSSDRDSTSDDTAGTNDGQDVSTEGFNNIGHSEPQPFAGKIETKRLIEQLLMQESFSREECNKLTNIIKSRVVDFPMIKGMGLERLNETPNRTGGTDVGIDDLCDTAVIEAKKWLEEKKSGSNSKSEFPHGTSAPNFVTLAHSVEGEAGSPVDMAKTYMRTRPPWTSPSTNNIEFRSPSPLGVPLFKEETPYSIGGKYLSSSKRKRDSPATGSWNIQEEIRKVRSKATQEMLRTLSSQKVDWSSLALEHKSVPDTLSAKNLGPAEEINLQSPKKPVDASEDLATRPVSLTPEVALNSDALPVPATLGCEENQDMEAVQSSEGKRGKTLDEGQRLQSAINFKTPSNSDVDHFKDANGSTLQFDSTRDGTVQVGSQIEDKNCSTIKEVAETGGAAANGLPSSGYSMPAEVEKEENHGAINEEENNTVGSGDENATRVGEASIEVAEVNENDVAISDSQHSSSMKFEGEGEGEDLAQKPNTRHSKRKSNSVMEKQEVKKVSRNNRRGKGRVR
- the LOC105796150 gene encoding protein KAKU4 isoform X2, which translates into the protein MASISGAAERRDSRSGGKIVRPRRTLLRKTPYDRPRLLNSTQQNPNWISRHIFSPTRAIVSGATRVLSSVFGFESSSSSSSSSSSSDRDSTSDDTAGTNDGQDVSTEGFNNIGHSEPQPFAGKIETKRLIEQLLMQESFSREECNKLTNIIKSRVVDFPMIKGMGLERLNETPNRTGGTDVGIDDLCDTAVIEAKKWLEEKKSGSNSKSEFPHGTSAPNFVTLAHSVEGEAGSPVDMAKTYMRTRPPWTSPSTNNIEFRSPSPLGVPLFKEETPYSIGGKYLSSSKRKRDSPATGSWNIQEEIRKVRSKATQEMLRTLSSQKVDWSSLALEHKSVPDTLSAKNLGPAEEINLQSPKKPVDASEDLATRPVSLTPEVALNSDALPVPATLGCEENQDMEAVQSSEGKRGKTLDEGQRLQSAINFKTPSNSDVDHFKDANGSTLQFDSTRDGTVQGSQIEDKNCSTIKEVAETGGAAANGLPSSGYSMPAEVEKEENHGAINEEENNTVGSGDENATRVGEASIEVAEVNENDVAISDSQHSSSMKFEGEGEGEDLAQKPNTRHSKRKSNSVMEKQEVKKVSRNNRRGKGRVR